The genome window aattatatggcgacagaatatgaaaagatcttggggctcccaaagattggaaggtttccgagttcattgctaacggtacctggtgtctccctaatcctatttctcccgaaatgttatcatttTGGCCGACTATAATAGCTATTCCAATTagaaacaactcttcagatatacttatttggcctcatgataatgacaaatttagtgccacatccgcatggaatcaaattaggcaaagaaataacaagtgggtcccaagcaattggacatgggatcgatcgggatcacaaagacattccttatgtacatggcagacccttctcaataaactatctacaatagacaatatgaaaagaagaggtatctatcatgttaaccgatgctccctttgtatgcaacaagaagaaaccgttgaccacctctattttgcttgtgattatacaaaatggatatggaaggagattttccagccatttgaactcaatagactgccgcaaccaaacttgcaccaagaactaggcgacctcatgcaatgtttctcaagaaaatggcctctcacacaactggtaaaggttactttcagatgcgctatttggtagatgtggaaggagagatgtaataaaatatttgaatgtcaacacacaaacaatgctcagctctcgaaagagattattagagactcaagaacctgtatggagcataatctcaaaaccgagcactttaacTGAAGagaatgccaaataatgtacccacaggttgttttgatataactggataaacattttctatgttgattaTAAtcgagagttatagtctacagcatgtatagtcataactatcgcatttacactctatgagttacttggctttgtctatgacttgtatagataaagctatttgtagaaactttacatataatcaatttacttttactttaaaaaaaatcattcattCGGACTCATCACATCAATGTAAATATATCGATTcggttaaaaatattttttattccaaAAGTATTTCCCATGCAACTTTATAAATGAGAGTTTCTTAACTATAGTTTATGATCTAAAACTCTATTTTTTTTACTCTCGTAGAAGACCATAAACAAACTTGAGCGCCCAAGTAAAGCACGCCTTCGACGTTAGTGACACTCGTGACATAAAAAATGTTCATCTCCATGAATATTTAGCTAAATTAACAATAATTTAGTTCTTAAAATGCAACAATCACATTAGCTAAATTAAACCAAAATATTTGAAATTAATCTTCGCTAAAAGAACCAAAAAATTCTCATGCAACACTACTTCAAACTGCAATCCTCTCTCCGCCGCGGCGCATGATCACATACATCGAACTTTGTAGAGCAACCATATCACGCATCCATGGTGACTGATGTACTCGTCACTTGCTTCACATTCATCTCCGGCGGGCCAACCAGCGACTACACCCAGGAGACATCAACCTCCTTCTCACTGCGGCATCCCAGTTCAAACGACGTCGACCGCTTATGCGGTCCCAACTCCTCACCATTCACCTCCTGCTCTATCTCCTTCGATAGTGCAATCCACTCGTTGGTCCGAGAGGAGTCAGATGATCCGGTAATGGAAGTCGATCCATCATCAACAGCGCTCAGGGCCGGTAGATGTCGCTGCAGTCTCTCCTGTGGAGTCAGTGCAGCAGGGATCGGATAGCTGGGACAGGAACTCCATTCAATGATGCAAGGTGCGGAATTCCCATCATGACCATGATTCATAGCTCTGGGAGAGAACAGCGGACTCTGATGCTGCTGCGGAGACGATGCGAGCTGATGAGCTGATGTGAACCCCGGTGGCGAAGATATCTCAGCAGAGAAGAGGCTACTACTGCATTTCCTTCCAGCTAAGGAAGTTGCTGGGTACTCTTGGCCAAGCAACAAGCTCAAATCGTTGATCTGCTGAAGTCTGCAATCAGGAAGCAGGGCGAGGTCATCCACATTGAGGAGAGACGATCGATTTCTGACACGATGGAGATCGCCGAGAGCAAGAAGATGCAGTTCCGGCCATGCTATATTTGCACAAGGGAGCTGCAGAAAAGGCGAGCACTCGAGCGAGGCGCGGAGCTCCTCCGACGTGTGCGCAAAGAAGCACACGCGCCGAGCGCAGTGCGTCCCATCCTTGCACATCCTGGTGCGGTACTGCATGGGGTGGAGCCACCGCTCGAAAACGCCGTGCGCGAACTCGCACATGTCGCCCTTGGGGCACGCGTCTCTCCTGAAGGGGAGGCAAGGGAAGCAGCTGTACGCGTACTTCCTCGGGTCGCGCCTCCTCGCGCTCTCGCCAGGGTGGACGAAGGGGCACGCAGTCCAGTCGTGGAAGTACGCCCGGAAGCATGGCAGCACCTTGAAGCAGAACATGCGGAACTCATCGGTGCCGTAGACGCTGTTGCTGTCGTTGACGTCGGGGAGGAACGGGTCGGCGGGGTACTCCTTCTTCGTCGTCACCAATCTGTCCGCCGCGGCGGAACAAGGCGACGATGCCCCGGGGAACTGAGTCGCTTTGCAGCCGGTCACTTCATATATGCAGTACTTACAGCCCTCGAGATCGCCATCAGCCACGACGGGGAGAAGGCTGCAGGAGTCGTCTCGGCAATCGAGATTGACATGATCCATAGGCTAACCGGAGAAGGAGACGGTGGTCTTCTGCGGCAACGTTCTTATGGACGAAGAACGGCATGGATCCATAGTAAGAATTAGCGTATATATCGACAGAGGATTGCGGAGAAGATCGCCGGGGGATGGAAGGCAAATATGACGAAGG of Musa acuminata AAA Group cultivar baxijiao chromosome BXJ1-7, Cavendish_Baxijiao_AAA, whole genome shotgun sequence contains these proteins:
- the LOC135679679 gene encoding zinc finger CCCH domain-containing protein 24-like: MDHVNLDCRDDSCSLLPVVADGDLEGCKYCIYEVTGCKATQFPGASSPCSAAADRLVTTKKEYPADPFLPDVNDSNSVYGTDEFRMFCFKVLPCFRAYFHDWTACPFVHPGESARRRDPRKYAYSCFPCLPFRRDACPKGDMCEFAHGVFERWLHPMQYRTRMCKDGTHCARRVCFFAHTSEELRASLECSPFLQLPCANIAWPELHLLALGDLHRVRNRSSLLNVDDLALLPDCRLQQINDLSLLLGQEYPATSLAGRKCSSSLFSAEISSPPGFTSAHQLASSPQQHQSPLFSPRAMNHGHDGNSAPCIIEWSSCPSYPIPAALTPQERLQRHLPALSAVDDGSTSITGSSDSSRTNEWIALSKEIEQEVNGEELGPHKRSTSFELGCRSEKEVDVSWV